The Hordeum vulgare subsp. vulgare chromosome 4H, MorexV3_pseudomolecules_assembly, whole genome shotgun sequence genomic interval acagagttccaagcaagtcggtgcccaaaacaccgcacgagctctggacaggaagagtgccatccctacaacacttaagagtgtggggatgccctgcggaggccaaaatgtttaatccaaatcTTGGAAAGTTAAACCCGAAGacagtgagttgccatttcattggctagCCTGATAGGTCAAAAGGTTTTCGTTTCTACTGTCCAgaaagatacacaaagtttgtggaaacgagacatgctgtcttcttagaggacgagATGATGAGGGGGAGCCGGGTAGCTCGAacaattgatcttgaggagaaaaggGTCCATGCACCCATTCCGATaattcaagagccatttttctcactacccgatgtaactccaaccatgacaactgcgggagaagacccggaacctgtccttcaggagccgactgaacccgttgttgatcatgaaTTGAAAGTGCAGCAAgaaatagtagaaagtgtgcccgacaatgaggcacttagaaggtctaatagaACAAGAAGACCCGCTATTTCTACTAATAATAAAGTATACAATATAGAAATGGCCCACatggaaggtgatcccaccacatatgaggaggccattaaaagccctcactcatcaaaatggatagaggcaatggaagatgagatgaaatcgatgagttccaatcatgtttgggacttagagattattcctaaaggagcaaagacagtaggctgcaaatgggtctacaaaacaaagtatgactctaatgggaatgtagacaagtataaagcccgacttgtggcaaaaagatttacacaaagagaagggatagattACAACGAGACCTTTTCTCCGGTCTCTTGTAAGGATTCTTTCAGAATCATCATGGcactagttgctcattttgatttagagctgcatcaaatggatgtaaagacggcGTTTCTAAACGGTGATTTAGAAgaagatgtctacatgaaacaacccaagggttttatcatggaaggcaaggaagatctaggttgccatctaaagaaatccatttatgggctaaggcaagcctctagacagtggtacatcaagttcaatgataccattaaaagatttggattccaagaaaatgttgaggataattgcatttatgctaagtttaaacatgggaaatatattttcctaatcttgtatgtggatgatatcttgcttgcaagcaatggtattggtctactacaagagacaaagaagtttttatcctcacatttcgacatgaaagaccttggtgaagcttcatatgttttgggcattgaaattcaccgagacaggaagaatggagtcttaggactctcacagaaagcatatttagagaaagttctccaaaattataatatgcataagagcaaagccacacctgctcccatagtcaagggcgatagttttgggaaATATCAATGTCCCAAGAATCAGTATGAGCTCAATGAAATGAAATCAGTACCATATACTTCGGCTATTGGAAGTTTACAGTACGCACAAGTGTGCACacgccctgacttagcttttatcaccggagtactcggtagatatcaagcaaatccaggccaagagcactggaagatggcaaagaaagcttTGCGTTATGTGCAAGGCACAAAGGAAATCATGCTGACATATAGGCGatctgattccctagagataaaagggtactccgacgccgattttgcgggagatagagatgatagaaaatccacgtctgggtacgtgttcactctcgcatggggagctatttcatggaaaagctctaaacagaccatagttgcatcgtctacgatgcaagcagagttcatagcatgttttgaagccaccgggcaggtgatatggctaaagaaatttatacccgacttgaaagtggtagattgtatccacaagccactaaagatatattgcgacaaccagcccgcagtattctacgctcacaacaacaagtccaACAATGCTaccaagacaatagatataaagtattatgttgtgaaagataaaatccaggatcaaactataagtctcgagcatataagtacgaagtatatgcttgcggatccgctaacgaaaggcttaccacccagtgtgttcaaggaacacttagccggcatgggtttGATGGAAAGCCTATGATCCCTAGATAATAAGAGGCCCAGAAGTaaatgaatttgtttcaaaacaaaaggtgtgttgtggctgtatgattctatcggcaatcaagctgtgacgatgagacatgctctgcacgcctatatgtgatggaataaataaaagtatgaagtcaaagtgaaagttgagatcaaggggaagaatgttaggttgatctcttccgcgtgggcccaacggcccaccgggcccttgatctatgcgccctgatcggggacgcccaacccgttatggttggtgggcccctgtgatctgcgcacggtacgaggttcaccgcgccgccagactccccacctaaatccccttccgatctagggtttGCGCAGTGCTCACGGGAAACACCACCCACGACCACACCTCCTCCCTCACGCCACCGACGACTACACCGGCACCGATGGCCGGAGCAGGGAGTTCATCGGGTTCGGGATTAGGTGAGTACATGGTAACTccggatctatctatgcctagtCGATCTACGGCTTCTACACCATGTACTATTATGTTACATCTCTGAGTCAATTATACCACACGTGCTTGAACTTGACGAGAAAAATTAGCTTGATGCTAAAATTTATGGGATACATTGAACGAGTGATAGAACTTGGCTTGGCCATGCATCTAAGATGCTAATCACGTTTGTATACGTATAAAGTGCTGACGTGGCATGACAGCATGGTGTCGTGCCCATTCGTCAGTGACTAGGAGATGGGGCGAGGATGTGTGGCCCTTTCTTTTGCACAACACATTGAATTTATTTTCGTCACAGAAAAACccctttatttttcttcttttaaaAAGCCTCAGAAACGTAACAATGTCTCTATGACCCTTTGGGCCACCGGTCATGAAACAGTATGAAGAGGAAATTAATAACAAAAAAATTATGTCTGCCATGGATCAAACCAGCATCGTCAACGTAACAAAACAGACAAGCTAGCTACCCCACCAACTACTAGTATCGATATACATGGGATAACAATACCTAATGACCTACAAATAGACACACTACTAGTATCGATATACATGGGATAACAATACCTAATGACCTACAAACAGACACGTGCATAGGGCTTACATAGGCTGCACCACTGCAGTCACTGCAGCCCATTTTTCACGTAttagttttttagtttaaataTACTAATATAATTCATATTTACCATTTTAATTACATCAACATCAAATAATATGTTAATAATTTTGAGAATTACATGAACATCACTTTAAATAATAATATTTCTCTCAAAAACATGTGTATAGACTAAAAATACTTGAATAGATGAATAATTTTATGAATTATTAAAAATATTTataaataataattttattataattatttgattttattgtCAACcataaatattattttatttaattattttttcaaTAATATTTTGTATTTACAGAATCACACAGAAATTCTTTTCATTTTTTAGTATTATATGAACATTATTTTAAGTAAGTATATTTCTAGAATTATATGAACATTATTTtaaataaaaatagtttttaaaaTTACATGAAAACTATTGAAATTACTTATTTCCTTTGTATTTACATTATTTATGACTTAAATAATGCCACATAATTCTAAGAAAGAAAAAAGCTAACATGTCAAAAAGGGCTGCAGTGACAGCAGTCCATTTAAGATTTTTGCTCCTGCTTTTCCATAGTTCATTAGGAATAGCTGTCCAACTACTCTATCATTTATACATAGTCTGGTGGCTAACCAGGTCCGCCAAGAGCCATTGGTCGTCGGTTCTGACCTTGGTGgcgcaatattttttatattaataGTGTTGTTTCAGTTTTTGAAGGAAAAAATTTGAGGGGCTTTTCATGAGAAACTTAAAGTTTCATGGAATTTTTGTAGAAAAACCAGGCAACACGCCCTCGGCCCTGCCTCCCGGTTACTAACGGATAGGCCTCGTGCCATGCTAGCGCTCCACATCAGCATCCTATACGTATACAAGTATGATTGAAACTGTAGATGCACGTCCAAACCAAGTTCTGTCACCGTTACAATGTATGATGCAAGTTTTAGCACCAAATTGACTTTTCACGTTAAGTTTAGACACCTATGTTGTAATTGACTCTATATCTCTTCTTTGTTCTCTAGCTACTCCCTCCCTCCGATTTAAATGAACTATCGCAGCTTTCGTACAATTTTAGTGGAGTAGGTTTTATTTCAGCAGCAACAGCTTTTCTTTACAGTAATTTGGCAACTGGTTGGTACTTATATTGCCAATTGATTCTATATTTCCTAGGTCTTTATTATCTCTTTCTAAAAATAAAGCACGGAGTGCTTCTGTCGTCGTGGTGTTTTTGCAAAAACGTCCTTGTGTTTTatcgaaatcaacccgcagtcataTTGTTCAGTCAACATGAACCGGTACGGGCGAGAAAGAAAATTCCGCCCAGACGACCCACGACCTTACCTCATCTCCACCTAtagcgcgccgccgcccctgccatGTCGCCGCACGCCGCCGCCCCATGCCATGTCACCGCGCGCCGCCACCACCGACCCCTACCCCTCCGCCGCGCGCCGCCACCACCGACCCCCGCCCCTCTGTCGCGCGCTGTCACCATCGACCCCCGCCCCTCCGCCGTGCACTGCCAACGCCGTTCCCCGCCGCTGTGGCCACCCCTACACGAAGTGCCCCTACCCCTATCGTTTTCCACTGTCAGCAACAACCGACGCCGGTGAGGCACCTTCCCcaactcatctctctcctcctcttctgccGCCGCCGCTCACTATCGGCCGATCAACTGCCTCGAGTCCAACCCCTCCTTACACGAGCGCATCCCAATCCTCCTCTGTGTGAGCACGGTCGATCCAGATCCACCCCTTTCAAGGATGCAGCGTAGATAAGAGCTCGTTGAAGCAGCGACCGTTGATTGTGGCGAGCAGGGAGCCGGCTAGGTCCTCGCCGACGAGGGCCGTCATGGCCTCCACCTCTGCCCTGTTGCCAGGCGATGCATTCTAAAACAGAGCTCGGTCGAAAACAGACCCATGTGTATATGAATAAAACAAGGGGACTGCTACGCATCTACCGGTGGATATTTGTTAAATATCCACCACCTGAACAGCCGTTCGATCTCGCGCGTGTAGCCGTCCGATCCGCTGCGTCTGATCCTCTCTGGACGCAATTCCTGAAACGATgctcgagttgcagaaactttcgctttgttgcaaaaaataaactttggatccgttaattcctgaaacaacggccgagtttcagaaacaatttgcttgttgcagaagCACTACCCCAGCCGGGATCCGGTCTGGCGCGGGGAGGCAAGGCCGACGCGAGTCAGCCGGCGGCAGGAACGCGACGGCGATGGCTGGGGGCTCCGGCGCCGGTGGCTGGGGCTCCGGTGGCTGCAGGatcggccggcggcggcgcaccACGGCGGGGTGTGCGGGACCGTGGCGGAGGGGGTGGCAGGGAAGCAGCAGGCCGGCAGCAGAGGGGGCGGCGGGGCTGCAGCAGCGGACGGCGAGCCACAGCAGGCCGGCGACGCGAGGTCGTCGGGGCGGAGCACGGCTGGACAGTTTCTCTAAAACAACTGACCAGTTTCAGAAACTGTGCCCCAGTTTCAGAAATCGATTGATGCGCGGGACGAGGAAGCGGTGGACAGTTTATTTGGATCCGCCGCTGgaaggtaagagtttcccataaAACAAGGTGGCAAATTATGCCTCATTACGGGAAGAAATTGTAAGCTAAAACAAGATGAAAAATTGTGCCTCATTACGGGAAGAAATTGTAAGCTTTAGTTGAGGAGAGTACCGTTTGTTTTCCATCAAAAAGATGAGAGAGTTTGttcctcccgttgcaacgcacggtcaTATTTGTTAGTACATAAAAAAGAAACTGTAACGTATATATATACCCCGACCTAAATCACGAGCAGTTCTTGTCCTAATCGGTAATTATCACGCAATCCAAGCGAattaggggaggaggaggggatgggCGCCGTACCGGAGCGTGTGCCTGAGGGCGGGGACGACCCTGTCGCCGTGCGCGTCGCTGCACCAGAgcttggaggtgatgaagaggtcGTCCCGGGAGGCGACGGCGCCGGAGCGCACGGCCTCGGCGGCGGCCTCGCCGATGGGGGCCTCGGTCTCGTAGTGCGCCGCCGTGTCGAAGTGGCGGTACCCAATCTCGATGGcccggaggacggcgcggcggatgGGGTCCGGCTTGGGCCCCTGCACCGCCGTGCCCATGCCGATGCGCGGCATGCCCGCGACCGTCCTATCGCCGGCGCCCATGGGTTGAGTCGAGGGCGTGTGGGAAGGGAAGGGCTGGGTCGGGAGCTGAGACTCTGAAGCAGGCAGGGTGGACTCGGGGTTGCAGCGGGAGGGGTTAGTCGTCACATATATGCGCTCCTCCTAGGCGTTGACGGCATGAGACGTGCCTCGGCTCACTGCTACGGGTGGTTGAGCTCCTCGTGTCGGTGAAAGCTTTTTGCCAGCTTTGTAAAGAAGCGGAAATTTTGGGAGTGTTGGTCTCGACGCAGCGTGCTTTCTGCGTCTTTTTACGATTTGGGCGTTGCCGTGTGCAATCCATCTACCCCTTCGTCGATACGGCTCTAGAAAGGAAAGGCGCTCATCATGCCACCCTGCTAGAGCCGGCGCGAGGTCACAGCCAGGTCCATGCCTGCATCACCCATGCTTAGCCCAGAATAAGCAAAGCGGCGGTTGATATGTCACGCACTCACACTACTCCATTATTCCCATGGCATTTTTCTAAAGATATCGCCATTGATTTCTCCAttgtgtttttgttttctttcccTCTGAAGTATACATTTAACTCAGATTTGACATACATTGCATTATAAAAAATAAGAGAACCTCCAGAGGCATTTGGCCATGGTTTTACAAACCAGCGATAACAACAATTAGCCCACTGGTAAATTACAGAAGAATCTTTGCCATCTTTGTAAAGAAAATGTTTCAAAATCTGACAATATATAACCAGAACGCATAGGATACAAGTACAACGGTACAGATCGACTGGACATGCCCTTCTTGAGGCATCATCTCTACACGTGTTATTCTGCCATAGGAACTTGCACAGAAATTTATATAGGTTGTTATGGTTCAACAAAGTAATACTGTCTGGACGTCACATAATACATGGGGATGGATCAAAGGAAAGACGGTTGGTTCATCACACCAGTCGCACAATGACAAGAAATTTATAGGTTCATTACCTCTTCCTATGAATAATGGCCTAATCTCAAACATGCCAATCTCTTCTAGTTGCTTCCTGTTGCACGCGAGAGCTAACCTTTTCTATACTGGGACTTCTTAGCGGCACCAAAAAGGAGTACAACTCTGCTTGCTGCTCTTCATCCTCCAACAGCACCTTACTCACACTTGATCGACTTGTATATGTGCCGAACAAAGAACAAGGCGGCACGGAAGCCCACCATACCCAGCATCAGGAAGAATGCATAGCAGATGCACGCCATGTacccaaagaagaaagatgtCTGCATGAAGCCAGACATATCCGATCGTGCATAGTAGTAGTACAGACAGTAGCCATAGACGAAAAATCCAGTTGATCCTCCGCACAGGAATGACCTGTTTATAAAAttttacataaaaaaaatgttcAGCACAACAATGAAAGAATTTTCCAACAGAAAATGTCTAATGGTTGGACGGGCATCTTTCAGAAAAGTGCTGATAATCTGTCTGGTCGGTCATTTAACAATTAACAAGAGCAGAGCTCGCTTAATGATGGAAAACAGATACAAATCCAAAATCAATAAGGTACGATCACTGCAAGGAGTTTATCTGAACAATGATTTCTAAAGCATTGAAATATGTATTTGCATCAACTTAGAAAATATGGATGCTAATATGGTATACGGTAAGTCTGTATCATATAGACAAATGCAGTATCCGCGACAATGTATTCATGATATTTACACATAAGAGAAACATGACGTGATTGAAGAAACATGACTCCAGCTCAAGAGTTGTAACTGGTTTCAGGAACTCAAGATTCGTAACAAACTTTACTCTCATAATATTGCTATGCTGCAATTCCAGTACCAAACTATAGTGATAAGAAAAATGACTGTACCTCCACCACCACTCATGGTCTTCAGCAGCAAGCTGGAAGTATGTCAGCGCAACAGTGATGAAGGCAGTGACGATAAGGAGGATGATGAAGACTATGAAGAGAATGCTGTAAATTGTGTAAATTCGGTGGCCCCAAACACTAGCAAAGATGTAGTAGAGCTCGATATATATAGCACTGAAAGGCAAAAATCCAGCCATAGCCATCTGCGGAACTGTTGTCCGGTACCAAGGAAGTGGAGGAATCTCCCTAGGGTATTTGGTGGTACGGCAAGGAGCTTGGAATTCACTCTTGCTGTTTTTACCAGCAATGCCTCCCAAAACTAGTAGAGGGAATGTGACTAAGGTCCAGATCAGCACAATGACACAGATTGTGCCGAATGGCAATGCTGCTGTTGCACTATAAGCAATAGCAACAGTGTTCAAGAAACAGAATGTCAGGAAGAGAGGTCCACAAAACAGGCATCCTGTTAACAGCAAGTTCCTCACCTGAGAATACAAGCATAAAATTGTAGTGTTAGAACTATAACAAATATAATGCATGCTTTCAAAAATCTCAACATAACAGAATAATCTAGGGATATCTTATAAATAAAGGCAACACATACCCAGTTTGTTCCCTCTAGCTGGCAATAGAAAGAGGTTGCAATGTAACCAGCAATTCCTgaggtgagtgcatagatgacgaCCAATGCAGTGAAAAGGGCACCACGATTGTAAGGGTAGAATACTCCAACAAGTGCAAGCAGGAATATGAAGGTTGTTCTGACATGTCCAAATAAGACCATTAGATATGTGCAATCCAAGGGATAACTACATGATTTTTATTTAGACACTGTATGGTAACAGTATAAAAGGCAAAAATGAATACATCAGCACTTACAGAGCAAACAGTTGAGTTCCAGTGCCAAGAGCAGCCGAAAACAATGACTTGTTCTTGGGGAACCTGAAGACATCACCGTGAATATACTTCCATCCAGACTCTTCTTGGTCATCAGCTGCTTCCTCATCATGTGCGTACCTTCAAATAATATATATGATGTTCAGAAACATAGAAAAGAATGGAGTCGATGATCTTAATATATCAATAGAGAAGACAATAACTGAGGAAATCACTAAATTACATCATATAATGGGCAAAATATGAATATGCCCATGAAGTATCTGTTTCATACACTTTCTACATCATGCAGCAGCCTACATCCTCAACTGCAGAACATTATTCAATATAAAGGATAAAGCATAGGCTGAAGGTAAAAACTAATAACAAGTCAACAGATTGCCTACTTGCATTCTGAGCAAAAATTGTATGTGAATGCTGCGAAGATACTAGATTTGCACATCATTTGAGAAGCTTGCCCAGCTGACATGTAAAACAATCCAGCATTACCAAATTGAGCAAAAAAAGCAGCTCAAAAAAACTTAAAAGGGGACTACAAGATATTTTTCCTAATTATAGAATCTAGGGACAGTAATTTTTGGCAGCTCTATAACACTGGCTGAAATAAGTAAGGACTGGAAGAATCAATGGTGGAGCTGGATGGAAGCAATTAGGCTGCCATCCATCTTTAATTAGGGGATTCTTAATATACATCCATGATAGATTGCCAAAAGACTGGGCGACTCTTTAATTCAGAAGATTCTTAGgaaattttccttttgtttgATTTGTAGCACATGAAACCTATCGGAaagattcctttgtttttaccatGGTGCAATCAAACAACCTTTGGTGTAAACTTAATCGCGTAGGATTCAAGTGGGCATGACATTGCAATCCCAAGCCTTATCTAGGATGTTTTATCGGATCAAACGGATCAAACAGGCCCTAAACAACATTTCAGATATGTTCCATGGAAATGTATCACGAGGGTTTTGCAGTAAGAACTGAGAACAAAATAAAGCCTATAACTTGAGCAGTAGGGGCAGACAAACAATTTACATTGTTTTAGCATATCTAGAAATAGATACCATAACTTTTAGCTTTCTTGAATTAGTTAATTCACATAAATGAAGTTTGGTGGAAACTTACTTCACAAAATCATTCTTCAGAACTCGCATGAGGATTGTTGCCAGGAACCCTGTGAGGAGGAGGACCGTAACACAAGAATTTATAATGGAGAACCAATGAACCTCCAAGTGATGCGGCATGTTGGAGGAGCTGGAATACTTCTCCATCCTCTTCTCGAACGGGGTAGGTGTCTCCTTCCACTTGACAGTGTAAAGGAAGTCCACATTAACCTCCTTGTCCTCCGTCAGGTCAACCAGGGCACTCTggtcagtgtgcacattgatctcaATAACACGGTCGTTATTGTAGAGGATGTCAAAGATAATGTGCCTGTAGAGGTAATACTTCCACTCGCTCGGGTCCGGCTTGCCTCCCTTCTCGACCTTACCAATAAAACCCCACAGTGGGAGATCATCATAGTACATCTGGAAGTAGTAGTCCTTGGCTACGGCGTTCCGGAACTTGGCCACGTCCTCCTTGGTAAGCTTCTTGGGGCAAACCGCCTTGGAGTCATGATCCGTGCGGAAATCAAGCTTGTAGGGCGCGTCGACCAGCCGATCCCCATTGAGGACCTCGCCTAGGGCCTCGCTCTTCTCCTTCACTTTCTCTGAAAATTAAAGTCACAGATAATAAGCATGACATGGTTGGAGAGAGAAGTTACTTAACCAAGCAAGTGATGGAATGAATAGTGAGGAACTAACCCGGGGAGCAGAAAGGGAGGTCGAAGTAGCGGTACGTCTCGCTGCAAGGAAAGGAAGCAAGGCGTGAGGATTGCGTTTATAAAGGGGCAGAAATCTGCTTTAGCAAACAAGATCCGGTTCCTAACGCTGCAGACAAAAGTTCGTTGGATACAGGCCAAAATTGGCGCCCAAACCAATAACAACCGACACTTAACTGAAGATGGGCATAAATAGAGGCCTACTACGTGAGGAAGATCCGGGGTGCACTGAATCAGTTGCGGATGCCGCGCAATCCACCGCCCCGAGAGCTCTCCGCCAGATCTCCTCCGAAACTAGGCGGTGCTAAGTGCTAACCATCGTGGCGCGGCGTAAACCCTCCCAGACCATTCCGCCCCGGCGTCGGACAGGGACGGTACACGGCACGGCCAACTCGCCCGCGGGAGCCGACGGATCCGATGACTCACTCACCCACCCACCCACGCGCGCGAATGGAACGGAAAGGGATCTGGAGGAGGGATGGAGATCTGGCTGACCTGGGGTTGTGGAAGGGGCCGACCTTGTTGGCGTAGAGCGGGACGGGGTCGCCGAGCTTGTAGCGGTGGTCGGAGCCGTCGGAGAGGACGCCGGCCACGGCGAGggcgagcaggaggaggagcgccGAGGCCGCGCGCGCGGCCGGCGATGCCATGGCtcgtcctctcctctcctctcctcgggcggtggggcggcggggcggcgttgACGAGAGGGGGGGGGAGGGGCACGAGGCGAGGAAGGGGCGGAGAGATCTGAGTGGCGCCCTGCTTGCTTCTTAATAGAAatagaagggagggagggagacggaGGAGCAAGGAAGGATGGAGATCTGGCTCTGGGGGTTGGGTTTGGCTCAGGTCCTTCTCGGATGGCgttctttttttccttctctcttgCGGGCGGGGCGTTGGGTTGGGTGGTGGTGGAAGGTGGCGATGTACCCGATTGGTCCGCCTTTGTGTGCATTGGTCAGCTAGCGAACCCACATTTGGTCGACGCGTCGGTCGCTTTGGCACGATCCGAATCCAGCTCAGGCTCCCCGCCCATTTGGAGTCCGGTGCAAGCCTCTTTACCGCCTTTTTGGCCTGACCGCACTCTCAAATCTCGTTAGTGTCTACTgctactggtagtagtagtagagttATTTAATTATTACTCATATTAATGAACTCGCGTTTTGCGACTCAAGGCACAACCACCGACAGCCTCCTAAAAACAGAAAACGTTTTCATAATTGAACACATCATGAAAAGGCTCCTGAAAACAGAAAGCTGGTTCTcttcaactataattatttaaatACGAAGAAAGTATTGCATTTGATAGAAAATCTAACATCTATCCCAAAAAAATTTTTACAGTTTCTTTGTTTTTTTCTGAGACATCAAATACTCTTTGCTAATCCTATAGAATTTAAATGGACATATCAGTCCAACTCTGTATTTTTCAGTTCCTGCATTTTTAAAATCCCGCGAATCAAAGAAGACCGAAAACGGCACAAGAATCTATATGCATCTTACCACAAGAGTTAATGAAATTGCAATGTCCCAAGAGAACTTTAATTAACCCCCGAATATAAAATACTATTCGGCATCTGGGTTGACAGAACTGCGCAACacaagggagggagggagggggggcggctaaagtaacaaaacaaagtaCAGCATATTCATGGACAACATTACTTGTGAAAAATGATTGTGATATTTACACTACATTAGGAAATTTCAGCAAAAACTCAGTACTGCACCACAAATCCAGAACCTGTTTGGGTGGTTACATATGAACTTGAGAGCGGTTACATACTACAGATAACTAGCATGCCTAAACTATTTTCTCCGAGCCATGCTTTGGCAGCTTGTCTCGAGAGCTAATGTTAGCATGTCAGTGCAAAACTGGTCGTCTGGTTTCAACCATAGAGCCTGAAAGAAAAGCAGAGGTGAGAAAAATCCTAGCCCAACCACTTGTTAACAAAAGCATAATAAAACTGAGAAAATATGTGTTGGTTCCCATTTGAAGCATGTCTATTGTTCTAATGGTTACTTGTTACGGAACTGTGGATTATACACGAAGTGAAAACAAAATGGAAGATTTCAGAGCATATATTTTGCAGGGAAGTCATTTGTTGCCCTAACTTATTGGGTGATAATGCTTAATGAAAACATAAAAAGCTCACCTTGTGGTAGTAAGTTATGGCAGCTTCAAAATCATCCTGTAATATTAAAAAGAATATCATTAGAAGTAATATATATACATGGAAAATAAATTACTGTCATTACTTAAGCTCAAACACACAAAAGTGTCA includes:
- the LOC123449208 gene encoding transmembrane 9 superfamily member 3; the encoded protein is MASPAARAASALLLLLALAVAGVLSDGSDHRYKLGDPVPLYANKVGPFHNPSETYRYFDLPFCSPEKVKEKSEALGEVLNGDRLVDAPYKLDFRTDHDSKAVCPKKLTKEDVAKFRNAVAKDYYFQMYYDDLPLWGFIGKVEKGGKPDPSEWKYYLYRHIIFDILYNNDRVIEINVHTDQSALVDLTEDKEVNVDFLYTVKWKETPTPFEKRMEKYSSSSNMPHHLEVHWFSIINSCVTVLLLTGFLATILMRVLKNDFVKYAHDEEAADDQEESGWKYIHGDVFRFPKNKSLFSAALGTGTQLFALTTFIFLLALVGVFYPYNRGALFTALVVIYALTSGIAGYIATSFYCQLEGTNWVRNLLLTGCLFCGPLFLTFCFLNTVAIAYSATAALPFGTICVIVLIWTLVTFPLLVLGGIAGKNSKSEFQAPCRTTKYPREIPPLPWYRTTVPQMAMAGFLPFSAIYIELYYIFASVWGHRIYTIYSILFIVFIILLIVTAFITVALTYFQLAAEDHEWWWRSFLCGGSTGFFVYGYCLYYYYARSDMSGFMQTSFFFGYMACICYAFFLMLGMVGFRAALFFVRHIYKSIKCE